The proteins below are encoded in one region of Vicinamibacterales bacterium:
- a CDS encoding ABC transporter permease: protein MKVLSVCRKCAREAKRDKLLIALSVSFAPFFVFLYWLTFPSFIPSYGVAVLSEDTPSALASGVAVDGARELTARLAAQMDASGRAMLHVERVSDRRAALRQIADRKVSALVVIGPRFSEAIAAARDDREAVSPAPVITFVGDLSSPTYAVAAVLANAALDGFVRSTLGAPSLVAVHEEPMGGSGVRSDFEMAVPGILVFAVIMLVFQTAMWVTREAESGTLRRLRMTSMTAWDLLGGTSIVLVAIGIASVVVTFLTAIAFGFHSQGPMWLAVVVGAVTTVSIIGVGLMVAAFCRTVTQAFVVANFPLGLLMFFSGAMLPVPRPTLVTVAGRAVAIWDLLPPTHAVIALNKVLTLGAGLGEVWFELTALVVLSSAYGLIGVGLFTRLRMRAA, encoded by the coding sequence ATGAAGGTGCTCTCCGTCTGCCGGAAGTGCGCGCGTGAGGCGAAGCGCGACAAGCTGCTGATCGCCCTGTCGGTCTCGTTCGCGCCGTTCTTCGTGTTCCTCTACTGGCTGACGTTCCCCTCCTTCATCCCGAGCTACGGCGTCGCGGTGCTGTCCGAGGACACCCCGTCCGCGCTCGCGTCCGGCGTCGCCGTCGATGGCGCGCGCGAACTGACCGCCAGGTTGGCCGCGCAGATGGACGCCAGCGGTCGCGCGATGCTCCACGTCGAGCGGGTCAGTGATCGCCGCGCCGCGCTCCGCCAGATCGCGGACCGGAAGGTATCGGCGCTGGTGGTGATCGGTCCTCGTTTCTCCGAAGCGATCGCGGCAGCACGCGACGACCGCGAGGCGGTCTCCCCGGCCCCGGTGATCACCTTCGTTGGCGATCTCTCGAGCCCGACGTACGCCGTCGCCGCAGTGCTCGCCAACGCCGCACTGGACGGATTCGTCCGCTCGACCCTCGGCGCGCCCTCTCTCGTCGCCGTTCACGAGGAGCCGATGGGCGGCTCCGGAGTTCGAAGTGACTTCGAGATGGCGGTGCCGGGCATCCTCGTCTTCGCCGTGATCATGCTCGTGTTCCAGACCGCCATGTGGGTGACGCGCGAGGCGGAGAGCGGCACGCTGCGCCGGCTGCGGATGACTTCGATGACCGCGTGGGATCTGCTCGGGGGGACGAGCATCGTGCTCGTCGCCATCGGGATCGCCTCGGTCGTCGTGACGTTCCTCACGGCAATCGCCTTCGGCTTCCACAGCCAGGGACCGATGTGGCTGGCCGTTGTCGTCGGCGCGGTGACGACCGTCTCGATCATCGGCGTGGGACTGATGGTGGCGGCGTTCTGCAGGACGGTCACACAGGCTTTCGTCGTCGCGAACTTTCCCCTCGGCTTGCTGATGTTCTTCTCGGGCGCGATGCTCCCGGTGCCGCGCCCCACGCTCGTCACCGTCGCCGGACGGGCCGTGGCCATCTGGGACCTGCTCCCGCCGACCCACGCTGTCATCGCCCTGAACAAGGTGCTCACGCTCGGCGCCGGCCTCGGGGAGGTCTGGTTCGAACTGACCGCTCTGGTGGTGCTCTCGTCCGCCTACGGCCTCATCGGCGTGGGTCTGTTCACCAGGCTGCGCATGCGCGCCGCCTGA